Part of the Carassius auratus strain Wakin chromosome 8, ASM336829v1, whole genome shotgun sequence genome is shown below.
ACTAGTAAAAATAACCAATCCCTTGTTAATAAATACCATGTTATCAACATTTGTTTCCAGTTAAAACAGCTCTAATTATGCTGTGCTGGACAAATATAGTTATAACTTAATTTTACTGAAGCTAATattcatgttaaaataaaaatgaaaacattttgaccGCACATGCCTGATATGTTTCTCATTACGTCTGAAACCCCTTGATGTTATTTGATAtagttctaaaaaaataatattccatCATTTCCTCACTcatgtgtcattccaaacttgtaagaTCATACTTCCTTTGAACTTTTTCACATTATCGTCTCTTGTTCTATAGGTTTGGAAAGACGTGAGAATGAGTAAAGGATTCTTAGATGCtaattttgtgtgttaaataCGTTTCTTGTTTTTATTCGGTTTCATTATTAAAATCTTATACATTAAAGTATATAGGATGCATGATCATCACTGTGTGAATGAAAAACTGCCAAGCAGCCACCATGTTTGAGATTGTCCacaactgtaatatatatataaatacatcaaatttaatgtaacatttctgTGCACTATTGAACTCCCTTTTATGATATTAGGTTCGATAACTTCTAAAATGGACATAAatttttcaacataaaaaaaaaatcagttcatttTGTATTCGTAGTAGATAAATATACACAATGTGAAATGCATAAACCAATATTTAcaaattgcattattgttttagGATTTACATATATGGATGTTACATAATTAGTGACGGTTGAAACTTCAGACTGGTAAGGTAATTAAGCGTTCTGCATGAGATCAGTTCATTCATGTGATGTCTAGAGGCAATCCCAACAGGTTTGACAAGGACATGCCAGTGTATGTGACCAGTGAAGAATGAGGATGGGTTCAAATAATTGGTTCATTCATATCTGCAAATTAAAGAAATGAAGACAGAGACAttttaacagaagaaaaagcCTTTAATGACATCTGTACAAACAAGAGACAAGAACAGACAAAGAAAATTGAGCTttggaacgttttttttttagtttccttATACATGAGCAAAATGTTACAGCCTGGAAGACAACACGTATATGAAGAGACTTAAGCCAGCTCTTCCTCTCCCTCCTCCTCAAACTCGCCCTCCTCCTCTGCGGTGGCATCCTGGTACTGCTGGTACTCGGACACCAGGTCATTCATGTTGCTCTCGGCCTCGGTGAACTCCATCTCATCCATACCTTCTCCGGTGTACCAATGCAGGAAAGCCTTGCGCCTGAACATAGCTGTGAACTGCTCTGAGATCCTCTTGAACAGCTCCTGGATGGCTGTGCTGTTGCCGATGAAggtggcggccatcttgagccCACGGGGCGGGATGTCACAGACAGCAGTCTTGACGTTGTTGGGGATCCATTCGACGAAGTAGCTGCTGTTCTTGTTCTGAACGTTGAGCATCTGCTCGTCCACCTCCTTCATGGACATGCGGCCGCGGAAGATGGCAGCAACAGTGAGGTAGCGGCCGTGGCGGGGGTCGCAGGCGGCCATCATGTTCTTGGCATCAAACATCTGCTGCGTGAGTTCAGGAACGGACAGTGCACGGTACTGCTGGCTCCCCCTGCTGGTGAGAGGGGCGAAGCCAGGCATGAAGAAGTGGAGACGAGGGAAGGGCACCATGTTTACGGCCAGTTTGCGCAGATCTGCATTGAGCTGGCCAGGGAACCTGAGGCAGGTGGTGACTCCGCTCATGGTGGCGGAGACGAGATGGTTGAGGTCACCGTATGATGGGGTGGTGAGTTTGAGGGTGCGGAAGCAAATGTCGTACAGAGCTTCATTGTCGATGCAGTAGGTCTCGTCTGTGTTCTCCACCAACTGGTGGACAGACAACGTGGCATTGTATGGTTCTACTACAGTATCGGACACTTTGGGTGAGGGCACCACACTGAAGGTGTTCATGATGCGGTCGGGATACTCTTCACGGATCTTGCTGATGAGGAGGGTGCCCATACCGGAGCCGGTGCCTCCACCGAGAGAGTGCGTGAGCTGGAAGCCCTGCAGGCAATCACAGCTCTCGGCCTCTTTACGAACCACATCCAGGACAGAGTCCACCAGCTCCGCCCCCTCGGTGTAGTGGCCTTTAGCCCAGTTGTTTCCAGCACCACTCTGACCTGTTGCAATAGGCAACGCATTTAATTTTCACATCCACAATTTTAGCATAAATGTGATCCTGAAACCAGCCATaagagtctttttttatttatttagattttaaaccATCAATGTATGGTTTTGtcaggataggacaatatttggctgacaatttgaaaacctggaatctcTGAAACATTGAGAAAcccacctttaaagttgtctaaatgaagttgTTAGCAATGCAGATTACAAATCAAAAtttaagttctgatatatttacagtaagaaacgtacaaaatatattcatggaacttCATCTTTACTTATTTTGACCTGTACAATGTATTATTggccattgctacaaatataactgtgctactcatgactggttttgtgctccagggtcacaattggtatttctttaataaaaaaactcaCCAAAAACAAAGTTGTCTGGCCTGAAGACCTGACCGAAGGGTCCAGATCTCACGGAGTCCATAGTACCAGGCTCCAGATCCACCAACACTGCACGGGGCACATATTTGCCTCCTAAAAGATTGCAAAACGGGGTTAGAAAGACAAAATGGTTTTCCCTAATGACATGTGCACTCTCAGTGCGCAGTATTGATGTGGACGTACCTGATGCCTCGTTGTAATAGACATTGATCCTATCGAGCTGGAGGTCGCTGTCGCCATGATATGTGCCGGTGGGATCAATACCATGTTCATCACTGATAACCTCCCAGAACTAAAGAATATAACCGATAATATTAGAGAACTGGAATTCAAAGTATTGAATGTAAAACTACAAGCAACAATTCATAGTGTTATTCATGCCATtcgatttaaaaatattttattcgtCTACATTGTGCACTGAAATATTTCACTAAAACGGCACTTTTCAAATATTCACCGCGTGGGTCTCACAAAAGGCGCCAACTGTTCACAAACGCCCACGCAGATTTCGTATCAAACTCCTCCCGCCCAAATCTTGCGCGCGCGCGCCACGCACGCCGGTTGGCTGAGATCCGTTTCCGTCGTCTTTTCAAGCTAacggttttattgatttttttttatatatatttaactaataGATTTAAGTGATTTTATCTTAGTCGggtaatatttaatgcaattgcTATGGTTGTATTTAGCTTGCGCTAGGCTTTTAACGTTACTTCCTTTTGTCGCACTGCAGTGAATCTCACAAAGGGAAGCTCCAGACAGACGCCGGTCAGAACCAACAGTTGGCGCAAACGTACACATTTCTTAAACTATTATTCAATTTCGTCGTCTTTTTAATTTTCCCAAGCGTTTCACAGTGTAACAATGAGGAAGCACATGGTTGACCTAGATTTCATTCAAACATCAGAACATCCGCTTTTTAGGCGGTTCATAATGGACAACAGCGTGCAATAACGATACAAAAGATAAAATATGACGAATAAGTTAATTCTGCGTTCTTTCACAAATATCTAAAAGAAAACGCAATATTTTGTTTTCTACACAGTCTAATATATAAACCAACAACTGcacatttaaaagataaaaacagaCCTTGGCTCCGATCTGGTTACCGCATTGTCCGGCTTGAAGATGCACGATTTCCCTCATTTTTACTCTGAATTAGAAGATCTGAGAAGGAGGTGACGTTACGCCTTTTTCTTTCTTCAACTGGCTGAGAATGAAAACTTCCCCCATATAAATAGACTCCCGCCCCGCCCTGGACACAAGGTTAGTATGTTTCAGCCTATAGTATCAGCACGTCATTAGCTGTCCTTCTAGAGCCCGCCCATATGTGTCCGTCTGACCAATCACAGTAGAGACAGGGGACGCTGATTAGCCCTCCTCGACTGTCAGTCATTTTTTATGTCAACGTATGATTTTCTACTACActactttgtttttatatatatatatatatatatatatatatatatatatatatatatatatatatatatatatctatatatctatctatctatatatatatatatatatatatatatatatatatatatatatatatatatatatatatatatatatatatatatatatatatatatagatgaagCAAAATCCTATAATGAAGCTGTAAATCGCACACAAACGCTTGGTTGTTTACGGCTCTGAAATGTTTTGCGTGCCAAGGCTCAATCTAAACAGCTCGCAATAATAACAGGaagtaaaatgtaacattatatttaCTAGGCACGTAATGGctaaatattataacattaaaataaaactgtgtaaGATACTGTAGAATAGAATattcaacaaacaaacacataactcacataaaaaaagagcagaaaatcCCATGTGCAGTTTAGAATACGTTTTAAAAGAGTAGGGTACtttttaagtaaataatatactttaaaattataCCTAATTGTGAActaaatgttatattttcagaCACAGAATTGCATGCTAATTGCAATTAAATGGTAAACgggtattatagtttaaatttaaacACATGTAATTATTGCTTTGTTGTGCAAATTAAGCTGGacgtacatctttatatgtaatttcataattatttctattgtctttaaaataaGGTTAAAGAATTAAACTGCTGAGTGTACTGACTATATACTTCAAtgtctttaaaaatgtgttttgtattaGTCAGCATTTCAAAATAAGTGAACTTGTTTAACGTGAACTCTCAAGTATACTTAAGcggtttttatttcattatattttatattcattaatataatatcccattatattattattatattatttcattaatatcgcattagatttgaagtacactacaagtgtataattcaaaacaattaaagggatagttctcagGACATGAAACATAAAGTAAGGACattggtaaaatagtccatgtgtcaTCAGTGGTACAACCTTAACTTTACAAAGCTAGGAGAATACTTttagtgtgcaaagaaaacaaaaataacaactttaaattgtgttgctgtctatgaaggGCCAGAGAGCTctgggatttcatcaaaaatatctttgatCCGAAGATGAAGGAAGGTCCTagtttttgaacaacatgagggtgagtaattttgACAGAATCTCTACATTTATGGATGAACCCAAGCACCCTTGTCAGAGCCATATATAAAGCAGTATACAATGGGCTtatgatgtttattaatattttggcaAAAAGAAGCCCTTTTTCAGTTATTCtcaaaaataaatgatcaaaagtttagtgtgtgtatgtgtgaatgtgaAGAAGAGAGGTTCATGTTTCACAGACAGACACAGTTCTGGTTTGGgtgcagtattattaaaaaagcaATCTGACTGTAGGAGAGAGAATGCACGGTAATATAATCCACATTGGCACAGTTGCTGTGACTTAGACTGAGAGAATGAGAGTTTGCCCCAGGCCTCCTGCTGTATCATGGGCAAAGTCCTCAGGGGATTTTACAGGCCTGCCCAGATAAGATTGCAGATACTGTTACAGAAGCAGATGGCACACTGATGTCTTTCTGATTTGTATAATCCGAAAAGAGGCTACTTACGTACTGTTCTCCTGTTGTTTCACAAAGCTCAGTTTGCTCAGTACACTTAATCGTGACTATAAAAATAGGTGAATTAGAGTGAGTAACTTACAGAACAAGAGCACTTAGCTGAGTCATGGCAGTGATTTGTGAAGCTCTTTCAGTATTAATGAGTTCAACTTTCCAGTTTGGATTAtataggggaaaaaaatcaatattggCAATAATGCATTCCCCCTGTTTTCATTCCAAATCCATTTAACCTTTAATATTCTTATCTCCAACACAAAGATATATAAGAAATTGCGCCCTGATGAGAGAACCATGAAGAATGAGCCTCAAAGGGCCTTACTCTTCTTTGATTTTGAAAGTAAGAAATCTGATGGACCTATTTCCCAGGGAGCGTGTGAGTTAAAGAGGGTGGAGAACTGGGTGAGAGTCGAACAAAGACGTCATTCTGACTGCTTAGGGTGCAGGAGAAGTCAAAGGCTGCATACATGTTTGTAAATAGATACTTTCGTTTTTATCATGTCTGACATATTTGTTAGATCTAATATATCAGATGAGCATCTGTTTTTACTGCTCTGTTGTGTCAGCTTCTCTCATACTGAATACCCTTTGAAGTTAACATGCCATGTATGCTCGTAGAttttattgtacaaaaaataatcatgaaagagagtaattttataaaacagtttgtCACCTCATATTGTTTAATAACAATTTCATAACTGATCTTTTGGTGACGTATGCTGGATTTCTCCAAtcaattattttacttaaaacacAATCATCTTCAAGCTTATGTTCATTTTCTGACGCAGGAGCGGACATCTCAAAATCCATTTAACTGGTGATGCATAGTAAAAAGTCCCCGCCTTTCAATAATCCTTTTTACTCGGATGTGCATAACAATATGGAGATCTGTCCAATTCATCACAACTTTACTCAAACTTTAAAACTGGTTATTCCTCTGAAATGACTTTTGTTTTGCCCCACACAGGCTATTCGATAATATCAACCAACAGTCAGATTCACCATATGCTGCACTACATTTTATACAGTCTCTTATATCACTTGGAAATATTTGAAATTTCAGAAGTCAAATGGGTTTCAAGTGGAGTGGCCATCTAGTGTTGCAGaaaatagcattaaatattaTACTGAGACATTAACTGcactctgtctatctgtctctcttcaCTCCTGTCTAGACCAACACATCCTGGGATCCTTTCAAAATAGAAAAATCAAACATTCATTAATGAAATCTTATAGGGACCCTTCTGAAAAAATGAGTAGACTTTatgatacttttaaaataagttcttattatataaaaatatatacttttaggTTAATATATTTGAAGTGTACCcaattgcaacttcatcattacGAATGAGTATTTACAAACACGTGACATAAAAGTTTCAACggaaatgttgaaatatattttaatttaccaaACGCAGTACAATAGAATtataaaattgcatataaataagtacttaaagggatactccaccccatattaaaatttgttgttacaaacccgtaaaagcttggTTTGTCTTCGGagcataatttaagatattttggatgaaatccagGAAGCCTGTGACTgttccatagactgccaagtaaataacggtgtcaaggtccagaaaagtatgacaagtaaaaaaaaggttgaaaaaaaGCACAGTTATGTTCAACTaattgcatatataatataaatcttaactaatacattttattttaattgcaaataactTACAATTAAGTGTCAAAATGTTACTTTCAGTTCACAAGTAATGtatgtaatatcaaataacaaaCTACAGTTAATGTTAATCAAGTCCCTTAACTGTGCTTTAGAAGGTTAGTCAGCACATAAAGATAAGTGTTTATCTTTAAAGCTctttaaaagattaataaaacataatgattTCAACTGTAAATTTAAGTGAAACTTTTAATGTGTCATTAAAGTGCGCTTTCTAAAATGAAACATGAAAGTCATGAGAGTGTCATTACAAGTGGCCTTTCATTTCAGTAATAATATATGATCTGAaagtacagtttaaaaaaaacattaaaaatattttaatttgcacATGCAGCACAACTAATTATATTTCTTAACGCAAGGGGATGAATGCTGTTTGGTAAAAGAGgaagtaaataaaatgacttGTGTCTTTTCCTTCTCACACCACTTCTCCTTTTATTCTGCTCTTTCGCAAAAGCATTTTGGTTGCAAAAAGAATTTTGCATCGAGGCAGCCGAACCTGGAACATTTAAGTGGTTGCACTGATTCTAGTTCTGTTTGTACTTTTTAACTGAGATTGGCAATCAGCAGTACAGAGCCATGTGAGGACATGTTACAGTGGTTTGGTTTTATTGAAATGTCAGGCCTTCTGTTGGCCATCTGTCTTATCAGAGATCCCTCGACGTGACACACTGAATGTCTCTTATCCCTGACTCAGCATATGTCCTTCCAGGGAACCATGCTAGTGCTGgctaaggcaagcatcactattactattattcattATAAGATACCAGACTTATAATTCTTATGTGGTTGTTACAGactctctccgtgtgtgtgtgtgtgtgtgtgtgtgtgtgtttatagggtAAAACAGACGTAATGCTCAGCTATAGCACTTCATTAGTCATGGGTGAGATCTCAGTGTTGGATACGAACAGCTGTTTCTCACTGAGCATCGACTGTAGATGGAGATGTTCTCCCAGATCCCACATGATATCAGATTCCTCTGTGCACACGATCAATATGTCATGATCAGTATTTCACCTCTGTACATAAAACATAGAAGCGCAGTCTAGTATAAACAGCTGTGTCAGATGCTCTGACTGTTGTTTATTACTCAGGAACTGTTGGTTGAAAGCGCTGGTGTCTGTCAGCACACAGAGCCTGAGTCATGGCCTCATCGCTTCAGAGCACTTCccacagtcagctgttcctgacacTAGACACTGCTTAGGCCTGAGAGGAGCTTCGTACACACAACCTACAACTGCATTTGACCACTACATTAGGCTCTTTCTATACAGTGCTGGCTGGGGGTCTCAAACTCTGTAAATCAGTTTTAAGAGCCCCTGAGAAACAAGCTTgtaatcatctctctctcttgcccTATTATTTGAGGTCAGACTGAGGGTGAGCTCGTACACTGATCAGCTCCACAGCTCCACAGAAAGGTTTCTGCACTGTATGCATGTATGAAAGATAACGGCAAGTTTGATTGAATGAGAGATGATAGCTAGGTTTCAAAACCTTGGGTTTTAtgttagcatgctaagctaacatTGTAGTCTTACAATAGCATAAACTACATCACACAAATATCAAGTGATTTCCAGTGTTTCAGTTTCACTGATCATTCTCCTGTTATTTTAGTAGCAGTActagttttcatatattttgattttgtatattttctgttttagctttaaatttagttaaaattaattttaatatattatattttacccttttatattcatttttttatttttaattattcttttttacattttaattattttacatcagGTTATTTAGTTACATCAAACTTGCTAGatgaatatatacatgtatatgtgtatgtatgtacatgtctggggtcagtaagataagcttttttaatgttttggaaagttatgctcacaaaggcagcatttatttgataaaaatacagtaaaaacagttatattttgaaatgttgaaatataaaattagttacacacacacacacacagatatatatataaacattttttttaatctagtatATTTTTTAGGATTGTGAAAGTTGAAAGAGCAAaatttttttgaaacattttttttgtaagattgtacatgtctttaatgtcatatgcctttatcattattattacttgctgacaaaaatcatttaattttatttttataattatattattatactgaCATTGTTTTATCAATGCCTTAAATTTCAGAAGGCATCATAATTCCCCCTACcttttaaagtaactttttaatgGAGCATGCCATGGTGCCTTCAAATGCTGTGTATGTAGTCAGTGTACTAGGCATGGAAACAGTGCTAATGTTAGCTATTTAGGCTTTGGATTCCACAGAATGATCATCAAACAGTCATCAGTACAGAGCAGAGCAGATGGAGATTAGCTTTGCTCAACAGCTGTAGCGAGGCTCAAAATGGCAGGAGGCTGATTTGCATATGTATGAGCAGAGCACCACTATTGTAGTAAATCATTGACATGTAAGTCAATCATCCATGGTCTCACCTTTCATATTTAACTCTCTTTTGAGGTGCTCAAAAGAAAGAGCCTTTTTCATGCTGAAACGGCAGCTCTCTTTGCTTGTGCCGTGGTCAGTGTGCATTATGTGCTATTGAGTTATGCAGACACACAGCTGTGGGGGTTGAGATTCATTTAAAGCTGCCCACATCTGATTGAGTCTTGCTCTTGCAGTGTCTCTAGGGAAGTACCGGCAGGATATGAGCTCTGATGGTAATGCAAGTGGACTGTCCCACCCCCTCTGCTCTTCCCTGCAGTCGATGCTGACGAGGCCCTGGAGACGTGGACAGAAGAGCACAGATGTATGCAGATACAGAAGATCCACTGATCCACAGCGCTGGAGATAAACAGCATGCTTGTGAAACTGGTTTGTCTTACTGTAGAGTGTAATGGTATAAGACACATTTGACTTTTAGTGCTCGAGGACTCCCTGTTCTGAAGGCCTTGTGGAGATTTTTTGAAAGAACCTTATTAGGTTTTGCATCTTTTCAATCAATAACGAGACATTATTACATATCAAAGGTCATTAGTGTGCCATGAGCCGTTCCCTAATCTAAGGAAGGAAGTTATTTGTAATACGCTGCCAACGTGACATCTGCTGTACACACAATATGGTGGCTATTTGTTTTTTATACTTATAGCAAGATTATCTTTGTTAATCATTACCAGCTATATTTGTTGGTCCACCAGCATAAAGCACATTAACCATTTCATACAAATTATTGATTTAAACCTAGGTTAAACCTGTAAAAGTGAAACAGAAATGTGCTGGTCTTTCATTTGTattcagttaatgtcttgtgctGTATAAATACAAGGCTAGGACATGACTGGAATGCATTTGAAAGCATTTGTTGGAAATGCCATGTCTGCTAAGATGAAGGAAGAAAGGCCTCGCCCAGGTTTACCTCACAAAGAACTGGAGCTCCCTCTAGTGTTAAAACAATCTTATTCATTTGCAGtgggacttaaagggatagttcacccaaaactgaataTTCTATCatggtttactcaccctcatgttgttccaaacctctatgagcTGCTTTCTTATTTTGAACATCaaataagatattctgaagattgctggtaatcaaacagacttccatagtatttttttttcctactatggaagtcaaaagcaaccaccaactgtttgataaCAGCAATCTTCAAAAATATCTTCTGGAATGACACATGAGGGTGAGGGaatgatgacaaaattgtcatttttgggtgaactatccctttaacccttCTGGCCAAAAGCTTGGAACAATTacgattaaaataaaattgttaaaaaataaaagtctcttatgctcactgcatttatttgattaaaatacagtgaaaacagtattattatataatattatattatgttatataatataatattataaaaatctattacatttgaaaataaaactatattatataaaaaatgtacaacaatttttaaataactgttttctaagtctaatatataatatttgatggCAAAGCATGTAAATCATAGTTTCTACAACAATATTAAACAGCATAAACTGTTTTCAGCTTTGCTAAGAGTAAACGCTATTTGCATAATAAGTGAGAACCAATAataactgagcagcaaatcagcatattgtgatgatttctgaagatcatgtgacactgaagacgggagaaacgatgctgaaaatgcacaggaataaattacattttaatatatatatgttgaaatattttattacataataatcctatttcacaatatcactgcaatttttgaccaaataaatgcagtcttggtaagcataGATTTCTTTCCAAATCATTGGCGCCATCTAGTGTtgtaaaagtaatattttgacaTCCATTGGCAAATTATGAGACCGCAAACATGATTTATGGAAAATACTTCCTCTAAAATAGTTCGTCTTCAGGCTAAATGTCAGGTGGATATAGCAATCAAACAATCAGTTTCAACATGTTAAATTTGTTTGTGAGAATCCAAGGCAGGTTTATTTCAATAGCAGGTTTCACAGTGATCATTCAGTGTGCCAAATTGTGCCATTTAGAAAGAGTCTGCAGAACATCTGTTAATTAACTTGCATTACGAGCAATAGCAttcgtgattttttttaaactagcatAGCCTAACAAAGCTAATACATTAAAACCACCTCCATAATATCATGGACGTCCCCCTTGTGCTGCCAAAACAGCTCTGATGCATTGAGGCATGGACTGAACGAGTCCTGAGGTATCTGAGATGCCTGAAGTCATCATTTTACTTTATACAGAAAGGCTGAAAGTTTGGATCCAAACGCAAGAGGGCAGCAGAGAGTCActtaaagattaataaatacataaaatagaggactatttttatatatttacttacatACATACTTAGCCTGAGATGCCATTTGGACAGTAACCTCCAAAAATGCACAATCTATGTAATCTACAATTATGTACACCTAACAGTTTCTTATTAGTGCCTTGAAGGTACATATTATTGCATAAACAGACCTTTTAACCATGGCTCTTTTACCCCTTTTTTTCTGAGtgaagatttaatttaattattgaaacATTTTTGATTTGATGAAAGAAATTATGCAAACCTACATATCAGAATTGAGGTTTGACAAAGTCCGAGTACgttatgtaataaaatgtatttgaagcccacgtatataaaaatatgtgtatGCGAGTATGAATTCACACATACCTTGATAACTGgtgtaatgatgatgaaaattcagctttatatcacaggaataaattaaataaataaaaaaaacactttttttattgtaattatattttatgaatatgtcTTTTACTGTATCTTTTAATATACTATATGCATTTAcctctaaaacaaacaaaagcagagGATGTTTTTCTAGCCCAGAGAGGAATGCTATTAATggctaaataaataacatatttaaacataatgctCATGTCTGCTTTTTTTGCCAAATCCATTACTAGGGATAATCTTACAATTATATTGGCTTCTCAGAGGATCGGCGGCTT
Proteins encoded:
- the LOC113107305 gene encoding tubulin beta-1 chain-like — translated: MREIVHLQAGQCGNQIGAKFWEVISDEHGIDPTGTYHGDSDLQLDRINVYYNEASGGKYVPRAVLVDLEPGTMDSVRSGPFGQVFRPDNFVFGQSGAGNNWAKGHYTEGAELVDSVLDVVRKEAESCDCLQGFQLTHSLGGGTGSGMGTLLISKIREEYPDRIMNTFSVVPSPKVSDTVVEPYNATLSVHQLVENTDETYCIDNEALYDICFRTLKLTTPSYGDLNHLVSATMSGVTTCLRFPGQLNADLRKLAVNMVPFPRLHFFMPGFAPLTSRGSQQYRALSVPELTQQMFDAKNMMAACDPRHGRYLTVAAIFRGRMSMKEVDEQMLNVQNKNSSYFVEWIPNNVKTAVCDIPPRGLKMAATFIGNSTAIQELFKRISEQFTAMFRRKAFLHWYTGEGMDEMEFTEAESNMNDLVSEYQQYQDATAEEEGEFEEEGEEELA